In Acipenser ruthenus chromosome 6, fAciRut3.2 maternal haplotype, whole genome shotgun sequence, the following proteins share a genomic window:
- the LOC117410553 gene encoding endothelial PAS domain-containing protein 1-like isoform X1: MTADQEKKRSSSERRKEKSRDAARCRRSKETEVFYELSHQLPLPHNVSSHLDKASIMRLAISFLRTRKLVSSIWPDNESESNKQMDGLYLKALEGFIAVVTQDGDMIFLSENINKIMGLTQVELTGQSIFDFTHPCDHDEMSENLSLRNGLGKKIKDLNTERDFFMRMKCTVTNRGRTVNLKSANWKVLHCTGQVKVYNNSCPPHMLCGFKEPPLTCVVMMCEPIPHPSNIDMPLDSKTFLSRHSMDMKFTYCDERVTELMGYCSEELLGRSVYEFYHALDSESMTKSHQNLCTKGQVVSSQYRMLAKHGGYVWVETQGTVIYNTRNSQPQCIVCVNFVLSDIEENSVIFSLDQTESLLKPHVLSMNSFFNSGVPASDASEQLFTRLKEEPEELAQLAPTPGDTIVSLDFGGPPFEEAPLYKAVMPPPNKPWAVEERNPCSQPEGKSLAAFSVPQGSPARTPLSTSSTSSCSTPSSPRDYYSSMDNDLKVELTEKLFAMETAAKAQCTTELELNDLDLETLAPYIPMDGEDFQLNPICQEEPPLSENSANSSSHHSFSTIASLFQPLASPLPSHVLSEKFCAPMQPSAEKRNPSPAAPGPRTPLPYTGTALVPSYHTLTNTPLSSMGGRQNVQWPPDPPFNYHPNKWSMTDQLPGCQSHSMSLYKQRSRDTFFQQGKDVTPPRTAFTSHYKRKRQAEYRDQPLFQQLLMEDPSQSKSPEMMWKRMKALTADSCSFMEKKKKSFSMSALQDKFNTGHGCLDQAINQLQQEKPQCSGNNGENQRATFPRQFYGPNYREFSMLPAPKMEGMASCLLGPSFETYSLPELTRYDCEVNVPVLGNLNLLQGGDLLRALDQAS, encoded by the exons GAGCAGCTCGGAAAGGAGGAAGGAGAAGTCTAGAGACGCCGCTCGATGTCGCAGAAGCAAGGAGACCGAGGTTTTCTATGAGCTCTCCCACCAGCTCCCCCTGCCCCACAACGTGAGCTCACACCTGGACAAGGCCTCCATCATGCGCCTGGCCATCAGCTTCCTGAGAACTCGCAAGCTTGTGTCCTCCA TTTGGCCAGACAATGAAAGTGAGAGCAACAAGCAGATGGACGGCCTGTACCTGAAGGCTCTGGAGGGATTTATTGCCGTGGTGACACAGGATGGGGACATGATCTTCCTTTCTGAGAACATCAACAAAATCATGGGCCTCACGCAG GTGGAGCTTACTGGCCAAAGCATCTTCGACTTCACCCATCCATGTGATCACGATGAAATGAGTGAAAACCTGAGCTTGAGAAACG GCCTAGGCAAGAAGATTAAAGACTTAAACACAGAGCGTGACTTCTTCATGAGAATGAAATGCACAGTTACAAACAGAGGCCGGACTGTCAACCTCAAATCAGCCAACTGGAAG GTCCTGCACTGCACTGGACAAGTCAAAGTCTACAACAACAGCTGCCCTCCACACATGCTGTGCGGGTTCAAAGAGCCACCTCTGACCTGTGTGGTCATGATGTGTGAGCCCATCCCTCATCCCTCCAACATCGACATGCCTCTGGACAGCAAGACGTTCCTGAGTCGCCACAGCATGGACATGAAGTTCACCTACTGCGACGAGAG AGTCACAGAGCTGATGGGGTACTGCTCAGAGGAGCTGTTGGGACGCTCTGTGTATGAGTTCTACCATGCTCTGGACTCGGAGAGCATGACCAAGAGCCACCAGAACT tGTGCACCAAGGGTCAGGTAGTGAGCAGTCAGTACCGGATGCTTGCAAAGCACGGGGGGTATGTTTGGGTGGAGACCCAGGGCACTGTCATCTACAACACCCGCAACTCCCAGCCACAGTGCATCGTGTGCGTCAACTTCGTGCTGAG CGACATCGAGGAGAACTCTGTGATCTTCTCCTTGGACCAGACTGAGTCACTGCTCAAGCCACACGTCCTGAGCATGAACAGCTTCTTCAACAGCGGGGTGCCAGCGTCCGACGCCAGCGAGCAGCTCTTCACTAGGCTGAAGGAGGAGCCAGAGGAGCTGGCACAGCTGGCACCCACGCCCGGAGACACCATAGTCTCCCTGGACTTCG GAGGGCCGCCATTTGAGGAAGCTCCCCTTTACAAGGCCGTCATGCCTCCCCCAAACAAGCCCTGGGCAGTGGAGGAGAGGAATCCATGCAGCCAGCCCGAAGGGAAGAGCCTGGCCGCCTTCTCTGTGCCGCAGGGCTCCCCGGCCAGGACCCCCCTGAGCACCAGCAGCACCAGCAGCTGCTCTACA CCAAGCAGTCCCAGAGACTATTACAGCTCAATGGACAATGATCTCAAGGTTGAGCTGACTGAGAAGCTCTTTGCAATGGAGACTGCAGCGAAGGCCCAATGCACTACTGAG TTGGAGCTCAACGACCTGGACCTGGAGACCCTGGCTCCGTACATTCCCATGGATGGAGAAGACTTCCAGCTGAACCCCATATGCCAGGAGGAGCCACCCCTGTCTGAAAACAGTGCCAACAGCAGCTCCCACCACAGCTTCAGCACCATCGCCAGCCTGTTCCAGCCACTAGCCTCACCCCTGCCCAGCCACGTGCTGTCCGAGAAATTCTGTGCTCCCATGCAGCCATCTGCAGAGAAGAGGAACCCCAGCCCTGCTGCACCAGGCCCCCGTACACCCCTGCCCTACACGGGCACCGCCTTGGTGCCCTCCTACCACACCCTCACCAACACTCCACTGTCTTCCATGGGGGGCAGACAGAATGTTCAGTGGCCACCAGACCCTCCGTTTAATTACCACCCCAACAAGTGGAGCATGACGGACCAGCTTCCAGGGTGCCAGTCCCATTCGATGTCTCTTTATAAGCAAAG GTCCCGGGATACCTTTTTCCAACAAGGCAAAGACGTGACCCCACCCAGGACTGCTTTCACCAGCCATTACAAGCGCAAGAGACAGGCAGAGTACAGAGACCAACCACTGTTTCAGCAGCTTCTCATG GAGGACCCATCCCAAAGCAAGTCCCCGgagatgatgtggaaaagaatgAAAGCCCTGACAGCTGACAGCTGCTCCTTCatggagaagaagaagaagtcatTTAGTATGAGTGCTCTTCAAG acAAGTTCAACACTGGACATGGGTGTCTGGATCAGGCTATCAATCAGCTTCAGCAGGAGAAGCCACAGTGCTCTGGAAACAATGGTGAAAATCAAAGAGCGACATTTCCACGACAGTTCTACGGCCCCAACTATCGGGAGTTCAGCATGCTGCCTGCTCCAAAAATGGAGG GAATGGCAAGTTGCCTGCTGGGCCCATCGTTTGAGACCTACTCCCTGCCAGAACTGACCAGATATGACTGTGAGGTTAATGTTCCAGTCCTCGGCAACCTGAACCTGCTGCAAGGAGGTGACTTGCTGCGTGCACTCGACCAAGCCAGCTAA
- the LOC117410553 gene encoding endothelial PAS domain-containing protein 1-like isoform X2, whose amino-acid sequence MTADQEKKSSERRKEKSRDAARCRRSKETEVFYELSHQLPLPHNVSSHLDKASIMRLAISFLRTRKLVSSIWPDNESESNKQMDGLYLKALEGFIAVVTQDGDMIFLSENINKIMGLTQVELTGQSIFDFTHPCDHDEMSENLSLRNGLGKKIKDLNTERDFFMRMKCTVTNRGRTVNLKSANWKVLHCTGQVKVYNNSCPPHMLCGFKEPPLTCVVMMCEPIPHPSNIDMPLDSKTFLSRHSMDMKFTYCDERVTELMGYCSEELLGRSVYEFYHALDSESMTKSHQNLCTKGQVVSSQYRMLAKHGGYVWVETQGTVIYNTRNSQPQCIVCVNFVLSDIEENSVIFSLDQTESLLKPHVLSMNSFFNSGVPASDASEQLFTRLKEEPEELAQLAPTPGDTIVSLDFGGPPFEEAPLYKAVMPPPNKPWAVEERNPCSQPEGKSLAAFSVPQGSPARTPLSTSSTSSCSTPSSPRDYYSSMDNDLKVELTEKLFAMETAAKAQCTTELELNDLDLETLAPYIPMDGEDFQLNPICQEEPPLSENSANSSSHHSFSTIASLFQPLASPLPSHVLSEKFCAPMQPSAEKRNPSPAAPGPRTPLPYTGTALVPSYHTLTNTPLSSMGGRQNVQWPPDPPFNYHPNKWSMTDQLPGCQSHSMSLYKQRSRDTFFQQGKDVTPPRTAFTSHYKRKRQAEYRDQPLFQQLLMEDPSQSKSPEMMWKRMKALTADSCSFMEKKKKSFSMSALQDKFNTGHGCLDQAINQLQQEKPQCSGNNGENQRATFPRQFYGPNYREFSMLPAPKMEGMASCLLGPSFETYSLPELTRYDCEVNVPVLGNLNLLQGGDLLRALDQAS is encoded by the exons CTCGGAAAGGAGGAAGGAGAAGTCTAGAGACGCCGCTCGATGTCGCAGAAGCAAGGAGACCGAGGTTTTCTATGAGCTCTCCCACCAGCTCCCCCTGCCCCACAACGTGAGCTCACACCTGGACAAGGCCTCCATCATGCGCCTGGCCATCAGCTTCCTGAGAACTCGCAAGCTTGTGTCCTCCA TTTGGCCAGACAATGAAAGTGAGAGCAACAAGCAGATGGACGGCCTGTACCTGAAGGCTCTGGAGGGATTTATTGCCGTGGTGACACAGGATGGGGACATGATCTTCCTTTCTGAGAACATCAACAAAATCATGGGCCTCACGCAG GTGGAGCTTACTGGCCAAAGCATCTTCGACTTCACCCATCCATGTGATCACGATGAAATGAGTGAAAACCTGAGCTTGAGAAACG GCCTAGGCAAGAAGATTAAAGACTTAAACACAGAGCGTGACTTCTTCATGAGAATGAAATGCACAGTTACAAACAGAGGCCGGACTGTCAACCTCAAATCAGCCAACTGGAAG GTCCTGCACTGCACTGGACAAGTCAAAGTCTACAACAACAGCTGCCCTCCACACATGCTGTGCGGGTTCAAAGAGCCACCTCTGACCTGTGTGGTCATGATGTGTGAGCCCATCCCTCATCCCTCCAACATCGACATGCCTCTGGACAGCAAGACGTTCCTGAGTCGCCACAGCATGGACATGAAGTTCACCTACTGCGACGAGAG AGTCACAGAGCTGATGGGGTACTGCTCAGAGGAGCTGTTGGGACGCTCTGTGTATGAGTTCTACCATGCTCTGGACTCGGAGAGCATGACCAAGAGCCACCAGAACT tGTGCACCAAGGGTCAGGTAGTGAGCAGTCAGTACCGGATGCTTGCAAAGCACGGGGGGTATGTTTGGGTGGAGACCCAGGGCACTGTCATCTACAACACCCGCAACTCCCAGCCACAGTGCATCGTGTGCGTCAACTTCGTGCTGAG CGACATCGAGGAGAACTCTGTGATCTTCTCCTTGGACCAGACTGAGTCACTGCTCAAGCCACACGTCCTGAGCATGAACAGCTTCTTCAACAGCGGGGTGCCAGCGTCCGACGCCAGCGAGCAGCTCTTCACTAGGCTGAAGGAGGAGCCAGAGGAGCTGGCACAGCTGGCACCCACGCCCGGAGACACCATAGTCTCCCTGGACTTCG GAGGGCCGCCATTTGAGGAAGCTCCCCTTTACAAGGCCGTCATGCCTCCCCCAAACAAGCCCTGGGCAGTGGAGGAGAGGAATCCATGCAGCCAGCCCGAAGGGAAGAGCCTGGCCGCCTTCTCTGTGCCGCAGGGCTCCCCGGCCAGGACCCCCCTGAGCACCAGCAGCACCAGCAGCTGCTCTACA CCAAGCAGTCCCAGAGACTATTACAGCTCAATGGACAATGATCTCAAGGTTGAGCTGACTGAGAAGCTCTTTGCAATGGAGACTGCAGCGAAGGCCCAATGCACTACTGAG TTGGAGCTCAACGACCTGGACCTGGAGACCCTGGCTCCGTACATTCCCATGGATGGAGAAGACTTCCAGCTGAACCCCATATGCCAGGAGGAGCCACCCCTGTCTGAAAACAGTGCCAACAGCAGCTCCCACCACAGCTTCAGCACCATCGCCAGCCTGTTCCAGCCACTAGCCTCACCCCTGCCCAGCCACGTGCTGTCCGAGAAATTCTGTGCTCCCATGCAGCCATCTGCAGAGAAGAGGAACCCCAGCCCTGCTGCACCAGGCCCCCGTACACCCCTGCCCTACACGGGCACCGCCTTGGTGCCCTCCTACCACACCCTCACCAACACTCCACTGTCTTCCATGGGGGGCAGACAGAATGTTCAGTGGCCACCAGACCCTCCGTTTAATTACCACCCCAACAAGTGGAGCATGACGGACCAGCTTCCAGGGTGCCAGTCCCATTCGATGTCTCTTTATAAGCAAAG GTCCCGGGATACCTTTTTCCAACAAGGCAAAGACGTGACCCCACCCAGGACTGCTTTCACCAGCCATTACAAGCGCAAGAGACAGGCAGAGTACAGAGACCAACCACTGTTTCAGCAGCTTCTCATG GAGGACCCATCCCAAAGCAAGTCCCCGgagatgatgtggaaaagaatgAAAGCCCTGACAGCTGACAGCTGCTCCTTCatggagaagaagaagaagtcatTTAGTATGAGTGCTCTTCAAG acAAGTTCAACACTGGACATGGGTGTCTGGATCAGGCTATCAATCAGCTTCAGCAGGAGAAGCCACAGTGCTCTGGAAACAATGGTGAAAATCAAAGAGCGACATTTCCACGACAGTTCTACGGCCCCAACTATCGGGAGTTCAGCATGCTGCCTGCTCCAAAAATGGAGG GAATGGCAAGTTGCCTGCTGGGCCCATCGTTTGAGACCTACTCCCTGCCAGAACTGACCAGATATGACTGTGAGGTTAATGTTCCAGTCCTCGGCAACCTGAACCTGCTGCAAGGAGGTGACTTGCTGCGTGCACTCGACCAAGCCAGCTAA
- the LOC117410553 gene encoding endothelial PAS domain-containing protein 1-like isoform X3: MRMKCTVTNRGRTVNLKSANWKVLHCTGQVKVYNNSCPPHMLCGFKEPPLTCVVMMCEPIPHPSNIDMPLDSKTFLSRHSMDMKFTYCDERVTELMGYCSEELLGRSVYEFYHALDSESMTKSHQNLCTKGQVVSSQYRMLAKHGGYVWVETQGTVIYNTRNSQPQCIVCVNFVLSDIEENSVIFSLDQTESLLKPHVLSMNSFFNSGVPASDASEQLFTRLKEEPEELAQLAPTPGDTIVSLDFGGPPFEEAPLYKAVMPPPNKPWAVEERNPCSQPEGKSLAAFSVPQGSPARTPLSTSSTSSCSTPSSPRDYYSSMDNDLKVELTEKLFAMETAAKAQCTTELELNDLDLETLAPYIPMDGEDFQLNPICQEEPPLSENSANSSSHHSFSTIASLFQPLASPLPSHVLSEKFCAPMQPSAEKRNPSPAAPGPRTPLPYTGTALVPSYHTLTNTPLSSMGGRQNVQWPPDPPFNYHPNKWSMTDQLPGCQSHSMSLYKQRSRDTFFQQGKDVTPPRTAFTSHYKRKRQAEYRDQPLFQQLLMEDPSQSKSPEMMWKRMKALTADSCSFMEKKKKSFSMSALQDKFNTGHGCLDQAINQLQQEKPQCSGNNGENQRATFPRQFYGPNYREFSMLPAPKMEGMASCLLGPSFETYSLPELTRYDCEVNVPVLGNLNLLQGGDLLRALDQAS, encoded by the exons ATGAGAATGAAATGCACAGTTACAAACAGAGGCCGGACTGTCAACCTCAAATCAGCCAACTGGAAG GTCCTGCACTGCACTGGACAAGTCAAAGTCTACAACAACAGCTGCCCTCCACACATGCTGTGCGGGTTCAAAGAGCCACCTCTGACCTGTGTGGTCATGATGTGTGAGCCCATCCCTCATCCCTCCAACATCGACATGCCTCTGGACAGCAAGACGTTCCTGAGTCGCCACAGCATGGACATGAAGTTCACCTACTGCGACGAGAG AGTCACAGAGCTGATGGGGTACTGCTCAGAGGAGCTGTTGGGACGCTCTGTGTATGAGTTCTACCATGCTCTGGACTCGGAGAGCATGACCAAGAGCCACCAGAACT tGTGCACCAAGGGTCAGGTAGTGAGCAGTCAGTACCGGATGCTTGCAAAGCACGGGGGGTATGTTTGGGTGGAGACCCAGGGCACTGTCATCTACAACACCCGCAACTCCCAGCCACAGTGCATCGTGTGCGTCAACTTCGTGCTGAG CGACATCGAGGAGAACTCTGTGATCTTCTCCTTGGACCAGACTGAGTCACTGCTCAAGCCACACGTCCTGAGCATGAACAGCTTCTTCAACAGCGGGGTGCCAGCGTCCGACGCCAGCGAGCAGCTCTTCACTAGGCTGAAGGAGGAGCCAGAGGAGCTGGCACAGCTGGCACCCACGCCCGGAGACACCATAGTCTCCCTGGACTTCG GAGGGCCGCCATTTGAGGAAGCTCCCCTTTACAAGGCCGTCATGCCTCCCCCAAACAAGCCCTGGGCAGTGGAGGAGAGGAATCCATGCAGCCAGCCCGAAGGGAAGAGCCTGGCCGCCTTCTCTGTGCCGCAGGGCTCCCCGGCCAGGACCCCCCTGAGCACCAGCAGCACCAGCAGCTGCTCTACA CCAAGCAGTCCCAGAGACTATTACAGCTCAATGGACAATGATCTCAAGGTTGAGCTGACTGAGAAGCTCTTTGCAATGGAGACTGCAGCGAAGGCCCAATGCACTACTGAG TTGGAGCTCAACGACCTGGACCTGGAGACCCTGGCTCCGTACATTCCCATGGATGGAGAAGACTTCCAGCTGAACCCCATATGCCAGGAGGAGCCACCCCTGTCTGAAAACAGTGCCAACAGCAGCTCCCACCACAGCTTCAGCACCATCGCCAGCCTGTTCCAGCCACTAGCCTCACCCCTGCCCAGCCACGTGCTGTCCGAGAAATTCTGTGCTCCCATGCAGCCATCTGCAGAGAAGAGGAACCCCAGCCCTGCTGCACCAGGCCCCCGTACACCCCTGCCCTACACGGGCACCGCCTTGGTGCCCTCCTACCACACCCTCACCAACACTCCACTGTCTTCCATGGGGGGCAGACAGAATGTTCAGTGGCCACCAGACCCTCCGTTTAATTACCACCCCAACAAGTGGAGCATGACGGACCAGCTTCCAGGGTGCCAGTCCCATTCGATGTCTCTTTATAAGCAAAG GTCCCGGGATACCTTTTTCCAACAAGGCAAAGACGTGACCCCACCCAGGACTGCTTTCACCAGCCATTACAAGCGCAAGAGACAGGCAGAGTACAGAGACCAACCACTGTTTCAGCAGCTTCTCATG GAGGACCCATCCCAAAGCAAGTCCCCGgagatgatgtggaaaagaatgAAAGCCCTGACAGCTGACAGCTGCTCCTTCatggagaagaagaagaagtcatTTAGTATGAGTGCTCTTCAAG acAAGTTCAACACTGGACATGGGTGTCTGGATCAGGCTATCAATCAGCTTCAGCAGGAGAAGCCACAGTGCTCTGGAAACAATGGTGAAAATCAAAGAGCGACATTTCCACGACAGTTCTACGGCCCCAACTATCGGGAGTTCAGCATGCTGCCTGCTCCAAAAATGGAGG GAATGGCAAGTTGCCTGCTGGGCCCATCGTTTGAGACCTACTCCCTGCCAGAACTGACCAGATATGACTGTGAGGTTAATGTTCCAGTCCTCGGCAACCTGAACCTGCTGCAAGGAGGTGACTTGCTGCGTGCACTCGACCAAGCCAGCTAA